A window of Scophthalmus maximus strain ysfricsl-2021 chromosome 10, ASM2237912v1, whole genome shotgun sequence contains these coding sequences:
- the LOC118284075 gene encoding gremlin-2-like — translation MLWRITIPVLLAGVLCIPAETKKSRPQGSIPSPHKTKGNLSSERHHRLLQQKPEVLSSSREALVVTERRYLRRDWCKTQPLRQTVSEEGCRSRTVVNRFCYGQCNSFYIPRHMGPSSGQAQNRGQASGSGRKNHNKAQEPFQSCSFCRPHRITQLTVQLDCPDLQPPFRHRKVQRVKQCRCMSVDVSSHGKL, via the coding sequence aTGCTTTGGAGAATTACTATCCCAGTCCTTCTGGCTGGAGTGCTCTGCATCCCTGCGGAGACCAAAAAGTCTCGGCCCCAGGGATCCATCCCATCCCCGCACAAGACCAAAGGAAACCTGTCCTCAGAACGTCACCACCGGCTATTGCAGCAGAAACCGGAGGTGCTGTCCTCCAGCCGAGAGGCCTTGGTGGTGACGGAGCGCCGCTACCTCCGCAGAGACTGGTGCAAGACCCAACCCCTCCGTCAGACAGTCAGCGAGGAGGGCTGCCGCAGCCGAACTGTGGTCAACCGTTTTTGCTATGGCCAGTGTAACTCCTTCTATATTCCCCGTCACATGGGTCCCAGCTCCGGTCAGGCCCAGAACCGAGGCCAGGCCTCAGGATCTGGAAGGAAGAACCACAACAAGGCCCAGGAGCCGTTCCAGTCCTGCTCCTTCTGCAGGCCGCACCGCATCACACAGCTCACGGTGCAGCTCGACTGTCCAGACCTGCAGCCGCCCTTCAGGCATCGCAAGGTGCAGCGGGTCAAACAGTGTCGCTGCATGTCTGTGGACGTGAGCAGCCACGGGAAACTGTGA
- the rgs7a gene encoding regulator of G-protein signaling 7a isoform X2, translating into MAQTNSGGQGTNGVADESPNMIVYRKMEEVIARMQDEKNGIPIRTVKSFLTKIPSVFSGSEIVQWMIKNLDIEDQVEALHLGTLMAAHGYFFPISDHVLTLKDDGTFYRFQTPYFWPSNCWEPENTDYAVYLCKRTMQNKARLELADYEAESLARLQRAFARKWEFIFMQAEAQAKVDKKRDKIERKILDSQERAFWDVHRPVPGCVNTTEVDIKKSSRMKNPHKTRKSVYGLQNDIRTHSPTHTPAPEAKQPTEEELQEQITFWQLQLDRHRLKMSKVAESLLAYTEQYVEYDPFLTPPDPSNPWISDDATLWELEASKEPGQQRVKRWAFGIDEVLKDPVGREQFLKFLESEFSSENLRFWLAVQELKKRPIREVPTRVQEIWQEFLAPGAPSAINVDSKSYAKTTQNVKDPGRYAFEDAQEHIYKLMKSDSYSRFIRSSAYQELLQAKKKKSKNLF; encoded by the exons ATGGAGGAAGTAATAGCCCGCATGCAAGATGAGAAGAATGGCATCCCCATCCGAACGGTGAAAAGTTTTCTAACAAAGATCCCAAGTGTTTTTTCAG GATCTGAAATTGTACAGTGGATGATCAAGAATCTGGATATCGAAGATCAAG TGGAGGCTCTTCACTTAGGAACTCTGATGGCTGCACACGGTTACTTTTTCCCCATCTCAGACCACGTCCTCACGCTCAAAGACGACGGCACTTTCTATAGGTTTCAG ACTCCATACTTTTGGCCGTCAAACTGCTGGGAACCAGAAAACACAGACTATG ctGTTTACCTCTGCAAAAGAACCATGCAAAATAAAGCGCGTCTGGAGCTCGCAGATTATGAGGCG GAGAGCTTAGCCAGGCTACAGAGAGCTTTCGCCAGGAAATGGGAATTCATTTTTATGCAAGCAGAAGCACAAGCAAA AGTGGacaagaaaagagacaaaatcgAGAGGAAAATCCTCGACAGTCAGGAAAGGGCATTCTGGGATGTGCACAGACCAGTG CCTGGATGTGTGAATACGACAGAAGTGGACATAAAGAAGTCCTCCAGAATGAAAAACCCTCACAAAACCAGAAAG TCTGTGTACGGGCTGCAGAACGACATCCGCACCCACAGCCCGACCCACACCCCCGCCCCGGAGGCCAAGCAGCCCAcagaagaagagctgcaggaacaG ATCACCTTTTGGCAATTGCAGTTAGACCGGCATCGActgaaaatgtccaaagtgGCAGAGAG tttgctgGCCTACACAGAGCAGTACGTTGAATACGACCCTTTCCTCACGCCTCCAGATCCATCCAACCCCTGGATCTCAGACGACGCCACGCTCTGGGAGCTCGAAGCCAG TAAGGAGCCCGGTCAGCAGAGGGTAAAGAGGTGGGCTTTCGGCATCGACGAGGTCCTCAAAGATCCTGTGGGGAGAGAGCAATTCCTCAAGTTCCTGGAGTCTGAATTCAGCTCAGAGAATCTCAG GTTCTGGCTAGCGGTCCAAGAACTAAAGAAACGTCCCATCAGAGAAGTTCCAACCCGGGTTCAGGAGATCTGGCAGGAGTTTCTGGCCCCCGGAGCCCCCAGTGCCATCAATGTGGACTCCAAGAGCTACGCCAAGACCACCCAGAACGTCAAAGATCCCGGCCGCTACGCCTTCGAGGATGCACAG GAACACATCTACAAGTTGATGAAGAGTGATTCTTACAGCCGTTTCATCCGTTCCAGTGCCTACCAGGAGTTATTACAGGCCaagaagaag AAAAGTAAGAACTTGTTCTGA